A section of the Desulfotignum phosphitoxidans DSM 13687 genome encodes:
- a CDS encoding type II toxin-antitoxin system HicB family antitoxin — protein sequence MAKVLKKSNDISFTTNVLVTKEDGLFVAHCLELDIVAVGETFDDAQREIVSLICAQIDYAFTNDNLDNLFHPAPPEAWQKFYKCNEQVERKYKIRHSMKNRTNPEKIIPPWLITKTCEPPNTFFYA from the coding sequence GTGGCTAAAGTTCTTAAAAAAAGTAATGACATATCCTTTACAACCAATGTTTTGGTAACAAAGGAAGATGGACTTTTTGTGGCCCATTGTCTTGAGCTTGATATTGTTGCCGTAGGTGAGACTTTTGATGATGCTCAGAGGGAAATCGTTTCTCTTATATGTGCCCAGATAGATTATGCCTTTACCAATGATAACCTTGACAACCTGTTCCACCCGGCGCCGCCTGAAGCCTGGCAGAAGTTTTACAAATGCAATGAACAGGTAGAGCGAAAATACAAAATCAGACATTCAATGAAAAACCGGACAAATCCAGAAAAAATCATCCCGCCATGGCTGATCACGAAA
- a CDS encoding helix-turn-helix domain-containing protein: MKEKNLYQALSEEFENDIEYKIEYKILEITEQICSVMKERQITRAELSRKLGTSKTAVTKMLDGSTNFTLKRLIKIADALEKELDIHLTRDPGEGLI; encoded by the coding sequence ATGAAGGAAAAAAACTTGTACCAGGCCCTTTCTGAAGAATTTGAAAATGACATTGAATATAAAATTGAATACAAGATACTGGAAATCACCGAGCAGATATGTTCGGTCATGAAAGAAAGACAAATCACCCGGGCTGAACTGTCCAGAAAGCTTGGGACATCCAAAACAGCAGTGACAAAAATGCTGGACGGCAGCACAAATTTTACCCTCAAACGGTTGATCAAAATCGCAGACGCTTTGGAAAAAGAGCTTGATATACATCTGACCCGGGATCCCGGGGAGGGGCTGATCTAG
- a CDS encoding addiction module antidote protein translates to MKTNTSPYNPFDYLETEEEINEYLNDAFMDDDPQVFLVALGHLARKQGMQEVARRTGLNRESLYKSLSGSGNPHFFTVKKVIKALGCKLEVA, encoded by the coding sequence ATGAAAACAAACACCAGCCCATACAACCCTTTTGATTATCTGGAAACGGAAGAGGAAATCAACGAATACCTGAACGATGCGTTCATGGACGACGATCCCCAGGTGTTTCTGGTCGCCCTGGGCCATCTGGCCAGAAAACAGGGCATGCAGGAGGTGGCCAGAAGAACCGGGCTGAACCGGGAAAGCCTTTACAAATCGCTCTCCGGCAGCGGCAACCCGCATTTTTTTACCGTGAAAAAAGTGATCAAAGCCCTGGGCTGCAAGCTGGAGGTGGCGTGA
- a CDS encoding retropepsin-like aspartic protease translates to MKSDTKILIAIFSPTLIFVIILFSLYNFFGAQIITPHFWTNLFVQKKPSKQVVKGTVRVESKSLIPEKQMYPVGKKKTDLHGSDLIYSWIDDKGVKHFSNVQPSGITAAIETQKALKYQESKNFPERFQTKVVIRGNAVLVPVKIGYRGREKQTWLIFDTGATSTVIHDDLAKNMDIVPQKYSRAQIADGSIIPSKDAQLDYIIVGPYKISNFEIKIINHAGGSNLTKGLLGMNFLKYVDYNIDFKNQVITWYKKS, encoded by the coding sequence ATGAAATCTGATACCAAAATATTAATAGCGATTTTTTCTCCAACGCTCATATTTGTTATCATACTGTTTTCATTGTATAATTTTTTTGGTGCACAAATTATTACTCCCCATTTTTGGACCAATTTGTTTGTCCAAAAAAAGCCTTCAAAGCAGGTCGTTAAAGGGACTGTTAGAGTTGAAAGCAAATCTTTAATTCCAGAAAAACAAATGTATCCGGTGGGCAAAAAGAAAACGGATCTTCATGGTTCTGATTTAATCTATTCCTGGATTGATGACAAGGGTGTAAAACACTTTTCAAATGTCCAGCCCAGTGGGATAACGGCTGCAATAGAAACTCAAAAAGCCCTAAAATATCAAGAATCAAAAAATTTTCCTGAAAGATTTCAAACTAAGGTTGTTATTCGGGGGAATGCAGTTTTGGTGCCCGTAAAAATTGGATATCGAGGCAGAGAGAAACAAACCTGGTTGATTTTTGATACCGGCGCAACCAGTACAGTTATCCATGATGATCTTGCAAAAAATATGGATATTGTTCCACAAAAATATTCAAGAGCACAAATTGCTGATGGAAGCATAATTCCTTCCAAGGATGCACAATTGGATTATATCATTGTGGGTCCCTACAAAATTTCAAATTTTGAAATTAAAATCATAAACCATGCCGGTGGTTCAAATTTAACAAAAGGGCTTCTTGGAATGAATTTCTTGAAATATGTTGATTACAATATCGATTTCAAAAATCAAGTGATAACCTGGTATAAAAAATCATAG
- a CDS encoding type II toxin-antitoxin system HicA family toxin: protein MPNRHPLTLKDFIKKLKKFGVVSMARSRGKGSEIILLKPDSEGSTKGAQYPIKNHGKKTTIHVPVIKAALRRFDINEDEFWN, encoded by the coding sequence ATGCCTAACCGCCACCCCTTAACCCTGAAAGATTTTATCAAAAAACTGAAAAAATTTGGTGTGGTGTCAATGGCAAGAAGCCGTGGCAAGGGTTCTGAAATTATTCTGCTGAAGCCCGACTCCGAAGGATCAACCAAAGGCGCTCAGTACCCGATAAAAAACCACGGAAAAAAAACAACCATTCATGTTCCAGTCATTAAAGCAGCCCTGCGGCGTTTTGATATAAATGAAGATGAATTTTGGAATTAA
- a CDS encoding type II toxin-antitoxin system HicB family antitoxin — protein sequence MAKVLKKSNDISFTTNVLVTKEDGLFVAHCLELDIVAVGETFDDAQREIVSLICAQIDYAFTNDNLDNLFHPAPPEAWQKFYKCNEQVERKYKIRHSMKNRTNPEKIIPPWLITKTCEPPNTFFYA from the coding sequence GTGGCTAAAGTTCTTAAAAAAAGTAATGACATATCCTTTACAACCAATGTTTTGGTAACAAAGGAAGATGGACTTTTTGTGGCCCATTGTCTTGAGCTTGATATTGTTGCCGTAGGTGAGACTTTTGATGATGCTCAGAGGGAAATCGTTTCTCTTATATGTGCCCAGATAGATTATGCCTTTACCAATGATAACCTTGACAACCTGTTCCACCCGGCGCCGCCTGAAGCCTGGCAGAAGTTTTACAAATGCAATGAACAGGTAGAGCGAAAATACAAAATCAGACATTCAATGAAAAACCGGACAAATCCAGAAAAAATCATCCCGCCATGGCTGATCACGAAAACATGTGAGCCCCCCAATACATTTTTTTATGCCTAA
- a CDS encoding retropepsin-like aspartic protease, with product MKSDTKILIAIFSPTLIFVIILFSLYNFFGAQIITPHFWTNLFVQKKPSKQVVKGTVRVESKSLIPEKQMYPVGKKKTDLHGSDLIYSWIDDKGVKHFSNVQPSGITAAIETQKALKYQESKNFPERFQTKVVIRGNAVLVPVKIGYRGREKQTWLIFDTGATSTFIHDDLAKNMDIVPQKYSRAQIADGSIIPSKDAQLDYIIVGPYKISNFEIKIINHAGGSNLTKGLLGMNFLKYVDYNIDFKNQVITWYKKS from the coding sequence ATGAAATCTGATACCAAAATATTAATAGCGATTTTTTCTCCAACGCTCATATTTGTTATCATACTGTTTTCATTGTATAATTTTTTTGGTGCACAAATTATTACTCCCCATTTTTGGACCAATTTGTTTGTCCAAAAAAAGCCTTCAAAGCAGGTCGTTAAAGGGACTGTTAGAGTTGAAAGCAAATCTTTAATTCCAGAAAAACAAATGTATCCGGTGGGCAAAAAGAAAACGGATCTTCATGGTTCTGATTTAATCTATTCCTGGATTGATGACAAGGGTGTAAAACACTTTTCAAATGTCCAGCCCAGTGGGATAACGGCTGCAATAGAAACTCAAAAAGCCCTAAAATATCAAGAATCAAAAAATTTTCCTGAAAGATTTCAAACTAAGGTTGTTATTCGGGGGAATGCAGTTTTGGTGCCCGTAAAAATTGGATATCGAGGCAGAGAGAAACAAACCTGGTTGATTTTTGATACCGGCGCAACCAGTACATTTATTCATGATGATCTTGCAAAAAATATGGATATTGTTCCACAAAAATATTCAAGAGCACAAATTGCTGATGGAAGCATAATTCCTTCCAAGGATGCACAATTGGATTATATCATTGTGGGTCCCTACAAAATTTCAAATTTTGAAATTAAAATCATAAACCATGCCGGTGGTTCAAATTTAACAAAAGGGCTTCTTGGAATGAATTTCTTGAAATATGTTGATTACAATATCGATTTCAAAAATCAAGTGATAACCTGGTATAAAAAATCATAG
- a CDS encoding tyrosine-type recombinase/integrase translates to MSGSIVFRKDRRRWVVSWSWQGNIYKISRYKGRLMHGNGIRDKRKDDGYRRADKLLAQMQGDVENKCFRIEKYLETGWTDVIPYFESWLETKKKKTPATYKGYKSYFKNWIRPFFESHPVQLHEIQLDTLDKLLESLGLSGKGKHNVMMCFHAFLDYAWRAKRIPEIPPFPKRSDYKIVAPSIKWLPSDRQVKVIEAIPEIHQSIFWFLKYHYRRPGEACALHKCDYDIINKVFIIRRSVSARQVVNHTKTDHEHIIPCHRNMVDLIDHLARQPGQYLFENPRARKNGKRYTLESLNILWRQACKDTGENIDMYSGLKHSSCSQFVNELGGSLSDLQVLTDHARMDSVRPYAETQIARKRELMDSSGKDLAGLLKVVK, encoded by the coding sequence ATGTCCGGTTCTATTGTTTTCAGGAAGGACCGCCGCCGGTGGGTGGTGTCCTGGTCCTGGCAGGGGAATATTTACAAGATCAGCCGGTACAAAGGACGGCTGATGCACGGCAACGGCATCCGGGACAAACGCAAGGATGACGGTTATCGGCGGGCTGACAAGCTGCTGGCGCAGATGCAGGGAGATGTTGAAAACAAATGTTTCCGGATCGAAAAGTATCTTGAAACCGGATGGACCGACGTTATCCCCTACTTTGAATCCTGGCTGGAAACCAAAAAGAAAAAGACGCCTGCCACATACAAGGGGTATAAATCCTATTTCAAGAACTGGATCCGGCCGTTTTTTGAGTCGCACCCGGTACAACTCCACGAGATCCAGCTGGACACCCTGGACAAACTCCTGGAGAGCCTGGGCCTGTCCGGCAAAGGCAAACACAATGTCATGATGTGCTTTCATGCCTTCCTGGATTATGCATGGCGGGCAAAGCGGATCCCGGAGATCCCGCCGTTTCCAAAGCGGTCCGACTACAAAATCGTGGCCCCCAGTATCAAATGGCTGCCGTCCGACCGCCAGGTCAAGGTCATCGAGGCCATCCCGGAGATTCACCAGTCCATCTTCTGGTTTCTCAAATATCATTACCGGCGCCCAGGGGAAGCCTGTGCCCTGCATAAATGTGATTATGACATCATCAACAAGGTGTTCATCATCCGGCGGTCCGTGTCGGCCCGGCAGGTGGTGAACCACACAAAGACCGATCACGAGCATATCATCCCCTGTCACCGGAACATGGTGGATCTCATCGATCACCTGGCCCGGCAGCCGGGACAGTATCTGTTTGAAAATCCCCGGGCCCGGAAGAACGGAAAAAGGTACACTCTGGAATCACTCAACATATTGTGGCGCCAGGCATGCAAAGACACCGGGGAAAACATCGATATGTATTCCGGTCTGAAGCATTCGTCGTGCAGCCAGTTTGTCAATGAACTGGGTGGATCGCTGTCTGATCTTCAGGTGCTCACGGATCATGCTCGAATGGATTCTGTCCGTCCATACGCGGAAACTCAGATTGCCCGCAAGCGGGAATTAATGGACTCATCCGGGAAGGATCTGGCCGGGCTCCTGAAGGTGGTGAAATGA